The Streptomyces albofaciens JCM 4342 genome has a segment encoding these proteins:
- a CDS encoding LNS2 domain-containing protein, producing the protein MTRTGRGGRGAGARPLAVFDLDGTLADTAHRQHFLERRPRDWNGFFAAAPDDPPLAPGVALARESAEDCEIVYLTGRPERCRRDTLAWLDRHGLPGGRLYMRPDNDRRPARHTKLELLRRLAGGRDVRHVVDDDELVCAACEQAGFPVVRARWAAPSAELKDAQEREGRT; encoded by the coding sequence ATGACGAGAACGGGACGGGGCGGGCGCGGCGCGGGGGCGCGGCCCCTGGCGGTGTTCGATCTGGACGGCACGCTCGCCGACACCGCGCACCGCCAGCACTTCCTGGAGCGCAGGCCACGCGACTGGAACGGCTTCTTCGCGGCGGCGCCCGACGACCCGCCGCTCGCGCCGGGCGTGGCGCTGGCCCGGGAGAGCGCCGAGGACTGCGAGATCGTCTACCTCACCGGCCGTCCCGAGCGCTGCCGCCGGGACACCCTGGCCTGGCTCGACCGGCACGGCCTGCCCGGGGGCCGCCTGTACATGCGCCCGGACAACGACCGGCGCCCGGCCCGCCACACCAAGCTGGAACTGCTGCGCCGCCTCGCGGGCGGCCGCGACGTACGCCATGTCGTGGACGACGACGAACTGGTCTGTGCCGCCTGTGAACAGGCGGGCTTCCCGGTCGTACGGGCCCGCTGGGCGGCGCCTTCCGCCGAACTGAAGGACGCGCAGGAGCGGGAGGGGCGGACCTGA
- a CDS encoding pentapeptide repeat-containing protein — translation MGIALAGAVLDGTVLAGAVLDGTVLAGAVLAVQLAVEAS, via the coding sequence GTGGGCATTGCCCTGGCCGGGGCGGTCCTTGACGGGACGGTCCTGGCCGGGGCGGTCCTCGACGGGACGGTCCTGGCCGGGGCGGTCCTCGCCGTCCAACTGGCGGTGGAGGCCTCCTGA
- a CDS encoding CGNR zinc finger domain-containing protein: protein MSSDDVWSRCGGRLCLDFVNTLRDRARVPRETLAVPQDLRRWLEWTGTTAPARPAARDADALDLARKLRDALDRAVLAAADGALPAPADLALLNSTAAAHPPPAPQLTVLNGKLMPTTTPAPASADLAAGLALVAQDAVALLPSPEVRRVRVCGADGCALRFVDRSPAHNRRWCSMERCGNRAKARRHLARTGRSPRADGGG, encoded by the coding sequence ATGTCGAGCGATGACGTGTGGTCGCGGTGCGGCGGGCGGCTGTGCCTGGATTTCGTCAACACGCTGCGGGACCGGGCGCGCGTACCGCGCGAGACGCTGGCCGTGCCGCAGGACCTGCGACGGTGGCTGGAGTGGACGGGAACGACCGCCCCGGCCCGCCCGGCGGCGCGGGACGCGGACGCGCTCGACCTGGCGCGGAAGCTGCGCGACGCGCTGGACCGGGCGGTGCTCGCGGCGGCCGACGGCGCGCTCCCCGCCCCCGCCGACCTGGCCCTCCTCAACAGCACAGCGGCCGCCCACCCACCTCCCGCCCCTCAACTCACCGTGCTCAACGGCAAGTTGATGCCCACCACCACACCCGCCCCGGCCTCCGCCGACCTGGCCGCGGGCCTCGCCCTGGTCGCGCAGGACGCGGTGGCACTTCTGCCCTCGCCCGAAGTCCGGCGGGTGCGCGTGTGCGGCGCGGACGGCTGCGCCCTGCGCTTCGTCGACCGCTCCCCCGCGCACAACCGCCGCTGGTGCTCCATGGAGCGGTGCGGCAACCGCGCCAAGGCCCGCCGCCATCTGGCACGGACGGGGCGTTCACCCCGCGCGGACGGCGGTGGATGA
- a CDS encoding AAA family ATPase codes for METSVLVPAGPVLLVGAPAAGKSAFAGALVAQGRLPAAAVVSSDAIAEELFGPGADRGTVGAQVFEERDRRVAERLHEGRTAVIDATNVLPRGRERLPAIARKSGAPVTALRFALHEPVLLLQSRERATRIPDARIHVYAALLRDTADARRLLTEGVSAVHEVPGRAQGVRAAEAARRFRFEGCEWREEGRRPAGTANDADTPP; via the coding sequence ATGGAGACCTCCGTGCTGGTCCCGGCCGGACCGGTGCTGCTCGTCGGAGCGCCGGCCGCCGGGAAGAGCGCCTTCGCCGGGGCACTGGTCGCCCAGGGCCGGCTGCCCGCCGCGGCCGTGGTGTCGAGCGACGCCATCGCCGAGGAGCTGTTCGGCCCCGGTGCCGACCGGGGCACGGTCGGCGCGCAGGTCTTCGAGGAGCGCGACCGCCGGGTCGCCGAGCGGCTGCACGAGGGGCGCACCGCCGTGATCGACGCGACGAACGTCCTGCCCCGGGGCCGCGAACGGCTGCCGGCCATCGCGCGAAAGTCCGGCGCCCCGGTCACCGCACTGCGCTTCGCGCTCCACGAGCCGGTCCTGCTCCTCCAGAGCCGCGAACGCGCCACACGCATCCCGGACGCGCGGATCCACGTCTACGCGGCCCTGCTCCGCGACACCGCCGACGCCCGCCGTCTCCTGACGGAGGGCGTCAGCGCCGTCCACGAGGTTCCGGGCCGCGCGCAGGGCGTGAGGGCGGCCGAGGCCGCGCGGCGGTTCCGGTTCGAGGGGTGCGAGTGGCGCGAGGAAGGACGACGGCCGGCGGGCACGGCGAATGACGCCGATACGCCACCGTAG
- a CDS encoding alpha/beta fold hydrolase yields MAQVNGVRLHYTRAGSGPLVVLLHGWPQTSRCWWPVLGELARHHTVVAPDLRGYGRSDKPTAGYDKRTMAADMAGLVESLGFGRASVVGHDRGARVAHRWALDRPEQVERIAVLDIVPTREVMRRVDATIASGYWHWFFHLQPDLPERLAGQDVRGYLEYFFERWTYNRHALTDEAVDAYVAAFSRPGALRAGFDDYRAVEADTALDDADFAEGRLLTVPVLALWGAAGLPARLPTLDIWRDHSARPEQVTGAEIPECGHFIAEEAPEALLAHLRDFLPGAA; encoded by the coding sequence GTGGCCCAGGTGAACGGCGTACGGCTGCACTACACGAGGGCGGGCTCCGGGCCGCTGGTCGTGCTGCTGCACGGCTGGCCGCAGACCTCCCGCTGCTGGTGGCCGGTCCTCGGCGAACTGGCCCGCCATCACACCGTGGTGGCGCCCGACCTGCGCGGCTACGGCCGCAGCGACAAGCCGACGGCCGGTTATGACAAGCGGACGATGGCCGCCGACATGGCCGGTCTCGTCGAGTCGCTGGGCTTCGGCCGGGCCAGTGTCGTGGGGCACGACCGGGGCGCGCGGGTCGCCCACCGCTGGGCGCTGGACCGGCCCGAACAGGTGGAGCGGATCGCCGTCCTGGACATCGTGCCGACCCGCGAGGTGATGCGCCGGGTGGACGCGACCATCGCCTCCGGGTACTGGCACTGGTTCTTCCACCTCCAGCCCGACCTGCCCGAGCGGCTGGCCGGCCAGGACGTGCGCGGCTACCTGGAGTACTTCTTCGAGCGCTGGACCTACAACCGGCACGCGCTGACCGACGAGGCCGTGGACGCGTACGTGGCGGCGTTCTCCCGCCCCGGCGCGCTGCGCGCGGGCTTCGACGACTACCGGGCCGTGGAGGCCGACACCGCCCTGGACGACGCGGACTTCGCCGAGGGGCGGCTGCTGACCGTACCCGTACTGGCCCTGTGGGGAGCGGCCGGCCTGCCCGCGCGACTGCCGACGCTGGACATCTGGCGGGACCACTCGGCCCGTCCGGAGCAGGTCACCGGCGCCGAGATCCCGGAGTGCGGGCACTTCATCGCGGAGGAGGCGCCGGAGGCGCTGCTCGCGCATCTGCGGGACTTCCTGCCGGGGGCCGCGTGA